From the Xenorhabdus ishibashii genome, one window contains:
- a CDS encoding ABC transporter substrate-binding protein, producing MNKITMNKKIKVLSLAISAMFGNIAISYSAIVPEGVKLAAKQEIVRNNGSEPASLDTHKVSSDVEFNIINDFFDGLVQVNNQGNIEPRLAVSWETNDNKTWIFHLRKDIKWSDGSPITAHDVVFSWRRLIDPDTVSPYGSYLENAAVINANQVLTGKKKTEELGVKALDDKTLEVRLDKPVGDFLQMLTHPVMFPISEKAVKQYGDKWTRPAVFVGSGPYKLSEWVVNEKIIGVRNSLYWDNKNTVINKVTYLPLSSEKADLNRYLAGEIDITSTIAAESFPSLKKTLPDQVRISPKATVYFYEFNNKKPPFNDVRVRQALSLAIDRDIIVDKILGQGQLPAYTMLTPNIGGFNFEQPDYASWTQVQRITKAKELLNEAGFNQNNPLTFNLLYNTQEGHKKIAIAVSSMWKKNLGVNAALQNQEWKVMLDNMHQGKFDIIRRAWIADYNSPMTFLSIFSSNQVKNTSMYKNAEFDKLVEKASSNNAKDYYQQASDILTKDLPAIPIYFYVNHNMVKPYVGGFNINTRGEYFTKDLYIIEH from the coding sequence ATGAACAAAATAACGATGAATAAAAAGATAAAAGTTCTCTCTTTGGCTATCTCTGCCATGTTTGGGAATATAGCAATATCTTATTCCGCTATTGTTCCTGAAGGAGTAAAACTGGCCGCTAAGCAGGAAATTGTGCGTAATAATGGTTCAGAACCCGCTTCATTGGATACACATAAAGTTTCAAGTGATGTCGAGTTTAATATTATTAATGATTTTTTTGATGGTCTGGTTCAGGTTAATAATCAGGGCAATATTGAGCCAAGATTAGCAGTCAGTTGGGAAACTAATGATAATAAAACCTGGATTTTTCATTTAAGAAAAGATATTAAGTGGTCAGATGGCTCACCCATTACGGCTCATGATGTGGTATTCAGTTGGCGGCGTTTGATTGATCCCGATACTGTTTCTCCTTATGGAAGTTATCTTGAAAATGCTGCTGTAATAAATGCAAATCAGGTATTGACGGGTAAGAAAAAAACGGAAGAGCTTGGAGTAAAAGCGTTGGATGACAAGACGCTAGAGGTGAGACTGGATAAACCTGTCGGAGATTTTCTACAGATGCTGACTCATCCTGTTATGTTTCCAATAAGTGAAAAGGCAGTAAAGCAATATGGTGATAAATGGACCAGACCAGCAGTCTTTGTGGGAAGTGGCCCATATAAACTCTCTGAGTGGGTTGTCAATGAAAAAATAATCGGAGTCAGAAATTCCCTATATTGGGATAATAAAAATACAGTGATAAATAAAGTTACTTATCTGCCTCTCTCTTCAGAAAAAGCAGATTTAAACCGTTATCTGGCGGGAGAAATAGATATTACCAGTACTATTGCCGCAGAATCTTTTCCATCACTGAAAAAAACATTGCCTGATCAGGTACGTATTTCTCCTAAAGCTACCGTCTATTTCTATGAGTTTAATAATAAAAAGCCGCCATTCAATGATGTCAGAGTCAGGCAGGCACTGAGTTTAGCCATAGATCGCGATATCATTGTGGATAAGATATTGGGACAGGGACAATTACCCGCTTATACAATGCTCACGCCAAATATAGGAGGTTTTAATTTTGAACAACCTGATTATGCTTCCTGGACTCAGGTGCAGCGTATTACTAAAGCGAAAGAATTATTGAATGAAGCTGGATTTAATCAAAATAACCCTCTTACCTTTAATCTGCTTTATAACACTCAGGAAGGACATAAAAAAATTGCCATTGCAGTGAGTTCAATGTGGAAGAAAAATCTTGGTGTAAATGCTGCTTTGCAGAATCAAGAATGGAAAGTCATGTTGGATAATATGCATCAGGGAAAATTTGATATTATCCGACGGGCATGGATTGCTGATTATAATAGTCCGATGACATTTTTATCCATATTTTCATCTAATCAAGTTAAAAATACATCCATGTATAAAAATGCTGAGTTTGATAAGTTAGTGGAAAAAGCAAGCAGTAATAATGCTAAAGATTATTATCAGCAAGCATCAGATATCTTAACCAAAGACTTACCTGCTATCCCAATTTATTTTTATGTAAACCATAATATGGTTAAACCTTATGTTGGCGGATTTAATATTAATACAAGAGGTGAATATTTCACGAAAGATCTTTATATCATCGAACATTAA
- a CDS encoding ABC transporter substrate-binding protein translates to MKNIMAGLMKNKLFQILTCSMGILLTNITPSYSAVVPPGTQLAEKQEIVRNNGSFPASLDVHKVESNVELNIIHDFFDGLVYTDRKGHIEPRLAERWETNDNQTWLFHLRKGAKWSDGSPITAHDVVFSWRRLLDPEMGSPYSSYLGTAHVVNANDILLGKKKTEELGVKALDDFTLEMKLDKPVAYFLQMLTHPILVPVSEKAVKRYGDKWTHPDVFVGSGAFKLSEWKVNENVIGVRNPHYWDDKNTVINKVTYLAITSEKSDLNRYLAGEIDMTMTIPLDSFASLKKTLDDQVHINSMLSTYYYVFNTQKAPFNDVRVRKALSLAIDRDVIADKVLGMGQLPAYDILPPNIGGTTLTPPKYASWTQEQRIKKAKELLSEAGFNEKNPLKFNLLYNTRESHKKLAIAVTSMWKQNLGVQASLQNQEWKVMLDNMHQNKFDIVRYAWTADYNSPMSFLDTFLTGSSHNIPQYANNAFDQAVIKAGETNDIAYYQKAMDIFNNDTPVIPIYYYVSNRLIKPYIGGFYVTPMDYISTKDLYIIRH, encoded by the coding sequence ATGAAAAATATCATGGCGGGATTAATGAAAAATAAGCTCTTCCAAATTCTTACCTGCTCGATGGGAATACTATTAACAAACATCACACCCTCTTATTCTGCCGTGGTTCCACCAGGAACGCAATTAGCTGAAAAACAAGAGATTGTGCGCAACAACGGCTCTTTCCCCGCCTCTTTAGACGTACATAAAGTAGAAAGCAATGTTGAATTGAATATTATCCATGATTTCTTTGATGGTTTGGTTTATACCGATAGAAAAGGTCATATCGAGCCAAGATTGGCTGAACGTTGGGAAACGAATGACAACCAAACCTGGTTATTTCATTTAAGAAAAGGCGCTAAATGGTCTGATGGCTCGCCGATTACCGCTCATGATGTAGTATTTAGCTGGCGACGTCTGCTTGATCCAGAAATGGGTTCGCCTTATAGCAGCTATCTTGGAACAGCACACGTGGTTAATGCAAACGACATATTACTAGGCAAGAAAAAAACGGAAGAACTCGGAGTGAAGGCGTTGGATGATTTCACATTGGAAATGAAACTCGATAAACCCGTGGCTTATTTCTTGCAAATGCTAACCCACCCAATTTTGGTTCCAGTGAGTGAAAAAGCGGTTAAAAGATATGGTGACAAATGGACACATCCCGATGTTTTTGTTGGCAGTGGAGCATTTAAGCTATCTGAGTGGAAAGTGAATGAAAATGTTATTGGTGTCAGGAATCCCCATTATTGGGATGATAAAAACACGGTAATTAATAAAGTAACTTATCTTGCTATCACATCAGAAAAATCGGATTTAAACCGCTATCTTGCTGGTGAAATTGATATGACTATGACCATTCCTCTGGATTCCTTTGCATCATTAAAGAAAACATTGGATGATCAAGTTCATATTAATTCTATGCTCAGTACTTACTATTATGTGTTTAATACACAAAAAGCGCCGTTTAATGATGTCAGAGTCAGAAAAGCCTTAAGTTTAGCCATAGATAGAGATGTGATTGCTGATAAGGTATTAGGCATGGGGCAACTACCTGCTTATGATATTCTGCCCCCTAATATCGGTGGTACCACATTAACACCACCAAAATATGCCTCCTGGACACAGGAGCAGCGGATTAAAAAAGCCAAGGAATTGTTGAGCGAAGCCGGTTTTAACGAAAAAAATCCGCTCAAATTTAACTTGCTTTATAACACGAGAGAATCTCATAAAAAACTTGCCATCGCTGTCACTTCAATGTGGAAACAGAACTTAGGTGTTCAAGCCAGCCTACAAAACCAAGAATGGAAAGTGATGTTGGATAATATGCACCAGAACAAGTTTGATATTGTCAGATATGCCTGGACAGCGGATTACAACAGCCCTATGTCTTTTTTGGATACTTTCCTGACAGGAAGTAGTCATAATATACCACAGTATGCTAATAATGCTTTTGATCAGGCAGTGATTAAAGCAGGTGAAACCAATGATATTGCTTATTACCAAAAAGCAATGGACATTTTTAATAATGATACCCCAGTGATACCTATTTATTATTATGTTAGTAATCGCCTGATAAAGCCTTATATTGGTGGATTTTACGTTACCCCAATGGATTATATTTCGACAAAAGATCTCTATATTATTAGACATTGA
- a CDS encoding bifunctional 2',3'-cyclic-nucleotide 2'-phosphodiesterase/3'-nucleotidase, whose product MKNMLKRKNVLKMSTLAILVAFNVNAATVDLRVMETSDIHSNLMDFDYFKDKSTEQFGLVRTVNLIKSAKAETTNAILVDNGDLIQGSPLADYMVAKGLKQGEIHPAYKLMNTMGYTVGNFGNHEFNFGLDYLKQAIDGAKFPYINANIIDAKTGKNYFTPYIIVDTPVKDREGKEHTIKIGYIGFVPPQISIWDKANLNGKVVVNDITETAKKFVPQMKKEGADLIIAIPHSGFSQDPYKAMAENSVYYLSEVPGINAIMFGHAHGVFPSKEYAGIKGVNVANGTINGVPAVMPGQWGDHLGVVDMVINNDSGEWKVESAKAQTRPIYDKTHKKALVERDNKLAAIIEKDHLGTRKFVSKFIGKASDNMYSYLALIQSDPTVQIVNDAQVDYTKRFIQGDPNLDGLPVLAAAAPFKVGGRKNAPADFVEVEKGDLTFRNAADLYLYPNTLVVVKATGADVVEWLECSAGMFNQIDPNSTKPQALLNWDGFRTYNFDTITGVNYKIDLTQPAKYDTDCQLINKGANRIKDVTYQGKPIDPKVTFLIATNNYRGYGGKFAGTGEDHIAFASPDENRAVLASYISRITKEKGIVSTQAENNWSFLPIKTDKKLDIRFETSPSEKAAKFIKEHAQYPMKYLKNDDTGFAIYQIDLTDKK is encoded by the coding sequence ATGAAAAATATGTTGAAAAGGAAGAACGTGTTGAAAATGTCAACCTTGGCAATCTTGGTGGCATTCAATGTGAACGCGGCAACCGTTGATTTGCGGGTGATGGAGACCTCGGATATTCACAGTAACTTGATGGATTTTGATTATTTTAAAGATAAATCCACGGAACAATTTGGTTTGGTTCGTACTGTGAACTTAATTAAGTCGGCCAAAGCGGAAACAACCAACGCGATCTTGGTAGATAACGGTGATTTGATCCAAGGCAGCCCACTTGCGGATTACATGGTGGCAAAAGGGTTGAAACAAGGGGAGATTCATCCGGCCTACAAATTGATGAATACTATGGGCTATACCGTCGGTAACTTTGGTAACCATGAATTCAACTTTGGATTGGATTACCTGAAACAGGCCATCGACGGTGCTAAATTCCCTTATATCAATGCCAATATCATCGATGCCAAAACCGGCAAAAACTACTTTACGCCTTATATTATCGTTGATACTCCAGTTAAAGATCGCGAAGGCAAAGAGCACACGATTAAGATCGGTTATATCGGTTTTGTGCCACCACAAATCAGTATTTGGGACAAAGCCAATCTCAATGGCAAAGTGGTTGTTAATGACATCACTGAAACGGCGAAAAAATTCGTCCCTCAAATGAAAAAAGAGGGCGCAGATCTGATTATCGCCATTCCGCATTCCGGTTTTTCCCAAGACCCTTATAAAGCGATGGCAGAAAACTCGGTTTACTACCTGAGTGAAGTTCCCGGCATTAATGCCATTATGTTTGGTCATGCTCACGGCGTGTTCCCAAGCAAAGAGTATGCTGGCATCAAGGGGGTAAATGTCGCTAATGGAACGATTAATGGCGTTCCTGCCGTCATGCCAGGACAGTGGGGAGATCATCTGGGTGTTGTTGATATGGTGATCAATAACGATAGTGGTGAATGGAAAGTCGAATCGGCTAAGGCGCAAACCCGCCCTATCTATGACAAAACCCATAAAAAAGCATTGGTTGAACGTGATAATAAACTGGCTGCCATCATTGAAAAAGATCACTTGGGAACTCGCAAATTTGTAAGTAAATTCATTGGCAAAGCTTCTGACAACATGTATAGCTATCTGGCTCTGATCCAGAGCGATCCAACTGTTCAGATCGTCAATGATGCGCAGGTAGATTACACCAAACGCTTTATTCAAGGTGATCCAAATCTGGATGGGCTGCCTGTTTTAGCGGCAGCAGCACCTTTTAAAGTTGGCGGACGTAAAAATGCACCGGCCGATTTTGTGGAAGTGGAAAAAGGTGATCTGACTTTCCGCAACGCGGCTGATTTGTACCTCTATCCCAATACATTAGTAGTAGTGAAAGCAACGGGGGCGGATGTGGTCGAATGGCTGGAGTGTTCGGCGGGCATGTTTAACCAGATTGATCCAAATTCCACTAAACCACAAGCATTACTGAACTGGGATGGTTTCCGTACTTATAACTTCGACACCATCACGGGGGTTAACTACAAGATAGACCTGACTCAACCCGCTAAATATGACACCGATTGCCAGCTCATCAATAAAGGGGCGAACCGTATCAAAGATGTTACTTATCAGGGTAAACCGATTGATCCAAAAGTCACTTTCCTGATCGCCACCAATAATTACCGTGGTTACGGTGGCAAATTCGCTGGAACCGGAGAAGATCATATTGCATTTGCTTCACCGGATGAAAACCGCGCCGTTTTGGCTTCTTACATTTCCAGAATAACTAAAGAAAAGGGCATAGTATCAACCCAGGCTGAAAACAATTGGTCATTTCTGCCAATCAAAACAGATAAAAAATTAGATATACGTTTCGAAACTTCACCATCAGAAAAAGCGGCGAAATTTATTAAAGAACATGCCCAATACCCGATGAAATACTTGAAAAATGATGATACTGGTTTTGCCATCTATCAAATTGATCTGACAGATAAAAAATAA
- the mak gene encoding fructokinase encodes MRIGIDLGGTKIEVIALGDQGEELFRKRVDTPCNDYQKTLAAIVRLVIDAEQTTGQQGTVGIGIPGAISPFTGKVKNANSVWLNGKILDKDIATLLGREVRIANDANCLAVSEATDGAGEGMPMVFAVIIGTGCGSGIAFEGRVHAGGNGLAGEWGHNPLPWMDEEDRVYQDEVRCFCGKPGCTETFVSGTGFMTDYFRLSGVQKKGHEIIEALAQGDEFAELAMRRYERRLARALAQVINLLDPDVIVLGGGMSNVDRLYQTLPDLVKEWVFGGECATPIRKAVHGDSSGVRGAAWLWPQ; translated from the coding sequence ATGCGTATAGGAATTGATCTCGGTGGAACCAAGATTGAAGTGATTGCATTAGGCGATCAAGGGGAAGAGTTATTTCGCAAACGGGTAGATACTCCCTGCAATGATTATCAGAAAACATTGGCAGCCATCGTTAGGTTGGTTATTGATGCGGAACAAACAACCGGACAGCAAGGAACCGTGGGAATTGGCATTCCTGGTGCAATTTCGCCTTTTACCGGAAAGGTAAAAAATGCCAACTCAGTTTGGCTGAATGGAAAGATATTGGATAAGGATATTGCCACTTTGCTGGGGCGTGAAGTGCGTATCGCTAACGATGCCAATTGTCTGGCTGTGTCGGAAGCCACAGATGGTGCGGGTGAAGGAATGCCAATGGTATTTGCCGTTATCATTGGAACAGGTTGTGGCTCAGGCATTGCATTTGAGGGACGGGTTCATGCTGGTGGCAATGGATTGGCAGGGGAGTGGGGGCATAATCCATTACCGTGGATGGATGAAGAAGATCGCGTATATCAGGATGAAGTACGCTGTTTTTGTGGCAAACCAGGATGTACTGAAACATTTGTATCAGGCACCGGATTTATGACGGATTACTTCCGCTTGAGCGGAGTGCAGAAAAAAGGCCATGAAATCATAGAGGCTTTAGCACAGGGTGATGAGTTCGCGGAGTTGGCGATGCGCCGTTATGAAAGGCGTTTAGCACGGGCGCTGGCACAGGTGATTAATTTATTGGATCCGGATGTCATTGTACTTGGCGGTGGCATGAGCAATGTTGATCGTCTTTACCAGACGTTGCCCGATTTAGTTAAAGAGTGGGTTTTTGGTGGAGAGTGTGCAACACCAATCAGAAAAGCCGTGCATGGTGATTCCAGTGGTGTACGTGGTGCAGCTTGGTTATGGCCTCAATGA
- the rdgC gene encoding recombination-associated protein RdgC, which translates to MLWFKNLMIYRLNREFSLSADELEKQLSPLAFTPCGSQDMMKTGWVSPMGAHGEALTHAAGNQILICARKEEKMLPSPVIKQELQAKIARLEGEQHRKLKKTEKDSLKDEVIHTLLPRAFSRFSQTYIWIDTVNHLVIVDAASAKRAEDNLALLRKTLGSLPVVPLTFTDPIEMTLTKWVRSGDLPTGYALMDEAELKAVLEEGGVIRCKKQDLVSDEIAAHIESGKYVTKLALDWEERIQFMLSDDGSFKRIKFSETLREQNDDIDREDVAQRFDADFTLMTGELSALIKNTIDALGGEAER; encoded by the coding sequence ATGTTATGGTTCAAAAATTTAATGATTTACCGTTTAAACCGAGAATTCTCCCTTTCGGCGGATGAACTGGAAAAACAATTAAGTCCATTGGCATTCACCCCATGTGGCAGCCAGGATATGATGAAAACGGGCTGGGTTTCTCCAATGGGTGCTCACGGTGAAGCATTAACCCATGCTGCTGGCAATCAAATTCTTATCTGCGCACGCAAAGAAGAGAAAATGCTGCCTTCTCCGGTAATTAAGCAGGAATTACAAGCCAAAATAGCCCGTCTGGAAGGTGAACAACACCGCAAACTGAAAAAGACAGAGAAAGATTCATTGAAAGATGAAGTCATTCATACTCTGTTGCCAAGGGCATTCAGCCGTTTCAGCCAAACCTATATTTGGATCGATACCGTCAACCATTTGGTCATCGTTGATGCCGCCAGCGCAAAACGTGCTGAAGATAATCTGGCATTGCTGAGAAAAACATTGGGTTCTCTGCCGGTTGTGCCGTTGACTTTCACTGATCCTATTGAAATGACCTTAACTAAATGGGTACGTTCAGGTGATCTTCCTACCGGTTATGCCCTGATGGATGAAGCCGAGCTAAAAGCCGTTCTTGAAGAAGGCGGAGTCATTCGCTGTAAGAAACAGGATTTGGTCTCAGACGAAATTGCGGCGCATATTGAATCCGGCAAATATGTTACTAAGTTGGCCTTAGATTGGGAAGAACGCATTCAGTTTATGCTGTCAGATGACGGCTCATTCAAACGCATCAAATTCAGTGAAACTTTACGTGAGCAAAATGATGATATCGATCGTGAAGATGTTGCCCAACGATTCGATGCTGATTTTACTTTAATGACAGGGGAACTCAGTGCGCTAATCAAAAATACGATTGATGCGCTGGGCGGCGAGGCCGAAAGGTAA
- a CDS encoding porin — protein sequence MITRNAIAMAIPVLLITGAANAAEIYNKNGNKIDLYGKADVQRIFSKSDAQSGDGSVGRIGIKGSTQITDILTGFGRWEFNMGANGTEVESGANTRTRLAFAGLKFGEYGSLDYGRNYGVVYDANSWTDALPVFGGDSMAATDNFMMGRSTGLLTYRNTDFFGLANGLNFALQYQAKNDGSTKNSRSDVAKQNGDGFGLSSTYDFGNGFNIGASYGNSNRTSAQKLGSDAAKVLAKGNKAEAWIVSAKYDKDNVYLAAMYGETRNLTRFGSAVDNHTMFANKAQNIELTAQYQFDFGLRPSVAFVYSKGKDLGHDLSDKSILTDKDSEDLVKYVSVGAFYDFNKNMGTYAEYQFNLLKDNDFTKKAQISTDDVFGVGLVYRF from the coding sequence ATGATAACACGCAACGCAATAGCAATGGCAATTCCGGTACTTCTCATTACAGGAGCAGCGAATGCTGCTGAAATTTATAATAAAAATGGTAATAAAATAGATTTGTATGGAAAGGCAGATGTTCAAAGAATTTTCTCCAAATCAGATGCACAGTCTGGTGATGGTTCTGTCGGTCGTATCGGTATTAAAGGTTCAACCCAAATTACGGATATCCTGACTGGCTTCGGGCGCTGGGAATTCAACATGGGTGCTAATGGCACAGAAGTAGAGAGTGGGGCAAATACCAGAACACGTTTGGCTTTCGCCGGACTGAAATTTGGCGAATATGGTTCGCTGGATTATGGGCGTAATTATGGTGTCGTTTATGACGCCAACTCATGGACAGATGCATTGCCAGTATTTGGTGGTGACTCTATGGCGGCTACCGATAACTTCATGATGGGGCGTTCAACAGGCTTATTAACCTACCGCAACACTGACTTTTTTGGTTTGGCGAATGGTCTGAATTTTGCCTTGCAGTATCAAGCTAAAAATGATGGCAGTACTAAAAATAGTCGTAGCGATGTTGCAAAACAAAATGGTGATGGTTTTGGTCTTTCCAGTACTTATGATTTTGGTAATGGCTTTAATATTGGGGCATCATACGGTAACTCTAACCGTACTTCGGCACAAAAACTGGGTTCTGATGCGGCTAAGGTTCTGGCAAAAGGGAATAAAGCCGAAGCATGGATCGTCTCTGCCAAGTATGACAAAGATAATGTCTATCTGGCGGCTATGTATGGTGAAACCCGTAACTTAACCCGATTTGGAAGTGCTGTAGATAACCATACGATGTTTGCCAATAAAGCTCAAAATATTGAACTGACGGCTCAGTATCAGTTTGATTTCGGCTTGCGCCCCTCTGTCGCGTTTGTTTATTCCAAAGGTAAAGATTTGGGTCATGACCTGTCTGACAAGAGCATATTGACAGACAAAGATTCTGAAGATTTGGTGAAATATGTTTCAGTCGGTGCCTTCTATGATTTCAATAAAAATATGGGCACGTACGCGGAATATCAATTCAACCTATTGAAAGACAATGATTTTACCAAGAAAGCGCAAATCAGCACTGATGACGTCTTTGGTGTTGGTTTGGTTTATCGCTTCTAA
- a CDS encoding acyltransferase, translating into MRVLTIDLLKIISIFFVVVSHVTLFFLLRYENDVILYLYRQAGQLGVSLFFMCSGYFLLNNKHENQTTYVINKVKKILIVLLFWLSFYYIYDNFFISKFTTITTVSFLSYVNVSRFISDATHLWFIFAIISLYILTPLIRNSFNPENAKGLIKIIIIIFVISNFTLLNALTDYKYHFSIVPFDILLPFQVEGLLSFLIGGYIGLTKPKIKPFSFKHIILLVFSIISLILLSFISLRTGMAFFYGKFYNIFLQISSVCLFLFLVNLSVSKISSITGDISKNILGIYLVHNIFVVEIHNDFIHKFLLKEFHYVNIYVYIIVYSLLAFVLSYMLCVLLRKSKITSSIITI; encoded by the coding sequence ATGAGAGTTCTAACCATCGATTTATTGAAAATAATTTCTATATTTTTCGTTGTAGTATCTCACGTCACATTATTCTTCTTGTTACGTTATGAGAATGACGTGATTTTATATTTGTATAGACAAGCAGGTCAATTGGGTGTTTCGTTATTCTTTATGTGCAGTGGTTATTTTTTACTAAATAACAAACATGAAAACCAAACAACTTATGTAATTAATAAGGTTAAGAAGATTTTAATTGTATTGTTGTTTTGGTTATCCTTTTATTACATCTATGATAATTTCTTTATTAGTAAATTCACAACAATTACTACTGTCAGTTTTTTAAGCTATGTTAATGTTAGCAGATTTATATCAGATGCTACTCATTTATGGTTTATTTTTGCAATAATCTCTTTGTATATACTAACTCCATTGATACGGAATTCATTTAATCCAGAAAACGCTAAAGGTCTTATAAAGATAATAATTATAATTTTTGTTATTTCCAATTTTACATTATTGAATGCATTGACAGATTATAAATATCACTTTTCCATCGTGCCCTTTGATATTTTACTTCCATTCCAGGTTGAAGGACTTCTCAGTTTCCTGATTGGAGGGTATATAGGGCTTACTAAGCCTAAAATAAAACCTTTCTCCTTTAAACATATAATTCTGTTAGTATTCTCCATCATCTCATTAATTTTACTTTCTTTTATATCGCTCAGGACAGGGATGGCTTTCTTTTATGGGAAGTTTTATAATATCTTTCTCCAGATCTCTTCCGTATGCTTATTTTTATTCTTGGTTAATCTAAGTGTAAGTAAAATATCAAGCATAACAGGAGATATTAGCAAAAACATACTAGGCATATATCTCGTACATAATATTTTTGTTGTTGAAATACACAATGATTTTATCCATAAATTCTTGTTGAAGGAATTTCATTACGTAAATATATATGTTTATATAATAGTGTATTCACTACTCGCTTTTGTTTTGTCATATATGTTATGTGTTTTATTGAGAAAATCCAAGATAACTTCGTCAATCATAACTATTTAA
- a CDS encoding SGNH/GDSL hydrolase family protein has protein sequence MSYIQSHLAGQVWFSLGDSITERGWYQPIVTEMLGLRKFVNYGIGGTCIAQKDKNDSSAICLRYKEMGNNPDIITIWGGVNDFGYNFGSYGGIEIGDSKEKTPLTFIGAMHLLMTGVTKQYPLSRIGFIITTPVSIERGMNKKNLKGYYLSDYCNVCREVCESYSIPYLDLLKNSGFNEENIDIMTSNSSGTESDGLHPSKIGMTKIAPKIANFMLSI, from the coding sequence ATGTCTTATATTCAATCTCATTTGGCGGGGCAAGTTTGGTTCTCACTTGGAGACAGCATAACAGAAAGAGGGTGGTATCAACCCATCGTGACTGAAATGTTAGGGCTAAGAAAATTTGTGAATTACGGCATTGGAGGAACATGTATAGCTCAAAAAGATAAAAATGATAGTTCTGCTATTTGTTTAAGATATAAAGAAATGGGAAACAACCCAGACATCATTACCATATGGGGAGGGGTTAACGATTTTGGCTATAATTTTGGTTCTTATGGAGGAATAGAAATAGGTGACAGTAAAGAAAAAACACCATTAACATTTATTGGCGCTATGCATTTATTGATGACAGGAGTCACAAAGCAATACCCATTATCAAGGATAGGGTTCATCATAACAACACCTGTCTCAATAGAAAGAGGCATGAACAAGAAAAATTTGAAAGGATACTATTTATCTGATTATTGCAATGTTTGCAGAGAAGTGTGTGAAAGCTACTCTATCCCGTATCTGGATTTATTGAAAAACTCCGGTTTTAATGAGGAAAATATAGATATCATGACCAGTAATAGCTCAGGTACAGAGTCCGATGGACTGCATCCATCAAAAATAGGCATGACAAAAATAGCACCTAAAATTGCAAACTTTATGTTATCAATTTAA